The genome window GACAATGTATGTGATCAATGTGGTGCACAACTTATACAACGTTCCGACGATAAACTAGAATCAGTTGTAAAAAGATTAGAGGTTTATGAAAGTCAAACTAGGCCTTTGATTGAGTATTATACAAAGAAAAACACTTTAGTGAATATTGATGGAAATAAATCGGTAGAAGAAGTATTTGAAGATATAAAAAAGGCTTTGGGAGACAGAGGCAAATGATATATATCAAGTCTAAGAATGAAATTAATTTGATGAAAACAGCTGGCAAGGTAATAGCAAATCTCTTTGAAGTTTTAGAAAGGGCAATTAAGCCAGGAGTTACGACGCTAGAACTTGATAGAATTGCAGAAGAGTTTATAATAAAAAATGATTGTAAACCTGCTTTTAAAGGTTTATACGGTTTTCCTGCTAGTATTTGCACTTCAATAAATGAAGAAGTAGTTCATGGAATACCAAGTTTAAGAAAACTTAAAGAAGGCGATATTATAAGTATAGACCTTGGAGCTACCTATAAAGGGTATAATGCAGATGCAGCAAGAACTTTCTCTGTTGGAGAGATATCAGAGGAAGCACAAAAATTGATTGAGGTTACAAAAAATAGCTTTTTTGAGGGTATAAAATATGCAAAAGAAGGGAATAGGTTATCGGATATTTCTCATGCAATACAAACTTATGTAGAAAGACATGGCTTTTCAGTAGTAAGAGAATATGTGGGACATGGAATAGGTATAAAGATGCACGAAGACCCACAGATTCCTAATTTCGGTCCCCCTGGCAGAGGACCTAGATTGAAAAGAGGAATGTGTCTTGCTATAGAACCCATGGTAAATGCGGGACATTATACCGTAAGAACATTAGAAGATAATTGGACAGTAGTAACTGTTGATGGCAGTTTATCTGCCCATTACGAAAATACTATTGTTATTACGGAGGGGGACCCAGAAATACTGACCATTTTATAAGAGGTGAATTTATTAATGGAAGACTTGCAAATTGGTCAGGTAGTGCGGAGCAAAGCAGGTCGCGACAAAGGCAGAGTTTTTGTAGTTGTAGGAAAGTTTGATGACCAACACGTTCTTGTAGCCGATGGGGACCTTCGGAAGATAGAAAAACCTAAGAAAAAAAAGTTTAAACATCTTCAGAGGTATAATGACGTGATTTGGCAAATTAAAGAGAAAATTCTAAATGGCGATAAATTAACTAATGAAGAAATCAAAAAATTTTTAGAACCTTATAAATCCTAAGTCAATAAGGAGGAATGGATATCCTTGGCAAAAGATGATGTTATTGAAGTTGAGGGCACAGTGATAGAGGCTTTACCAAATGCCATGTTTCAAGTACAATTAGATAATGGGCATAAAGTATTAGCCCATGTATCTGGAAAATTGAGAATGAATTTTATACGAATACTTCCAGGAGACAGGGTAACCGTAGAATTGTCTCCTTATGACTTAAGTCGTGGAAGAATAGTATGGCGTGGAAAGTGATAAGGAGGTATTGAAGATGAAGGTGAGACCATCTGTAAAGCCTATTTGCGAAAAATGCAAAGTTATAAAGAGAAAAGGTAGAGTTATGGTAATTTGTGAAAATCCAAAGCATAAACAAAAACAAGGCTAGGAGGTGTGAAAATGGCGAGAATTGCAGGCATTGATTTGCCAAGAGATAAACGAGTTGAAATCGCTTTGACATATATCTATGGAATTGGCCGTTCTCGTTCAAATGAGATACTTGCTAAAGCAGGTGTAAATCCAGATACAAGAGTCAAGGATTTAACTGAAGAAGAAGTTTCAAGACTCAGAGAGATAATTGATAAAGAGTACAAAGTTGAGGGCGACTTAAGAAAAGAAGTTGCCATGAATATTAAAAGGTTAATGGATATAGGATGTTACAGAGGAATAAGACATAAAAGAGGTTTACCCGTAAGAGGTCAAAGAACGAGGACTAATGCTAGAACGAGAAAAGGCCCAAGGAAAACTGTTGCTAAGAAGAAGAAGTAATGATAAGGAGGGAAAATAATGGCTAAAAGAGTAAAAAGAACTGGCAGAAAACGCGAGAAAAAACACGTAGAAAGAGGAATTGCCCATATTCATTCTACGTTTAATAATACTATTGTCACTATAACAGACCCAGCTGGAAATACAATTTCTTGGGCAAGTGCTGGTACGATAGGTTTTAAAGGCTCAAGAAAATCAACTCCTTTTGCAGCACAAATGGCGGCAGAATCAGCTGCAAAATCTGCAATGGATCATGGCATGAAAACTGTAGATGTATATGTTAAAGGACCTGGTGCAGGTAGAGAAGCAGCAATAAGAGCTTTACAGGCTGCTGGCCTTGAGGTAAGTCTTATAAAAGATGTGACTCCAATTCCCCACAATGGCTGCAGACCACCCAAGAGGAGAAGAGTATAAGGAGGTGCGATTATGGGAAGATATACTGGACCAACTTGCAGGTTATGTAGAAGAGAAGGTATGAAACTATATTTAAAAGGAGATAAATGTTATACAGACAAATGTCCTGTTGCAAGAAGGGGATATGCACCAGGACAACATGGACAAGAAAAGAAAAAACTTACTAACTACGGCATGCAACTGCGAGAAAAACAAAAACTCAAAAGGTACTATGGCGTTTCAGAGAGACAGTTTGAAAGGTTCTATGAAGAAGCAGAAAGAATGAAAGGAATTACAGGTGAAAACTTATTGCAGCTTTTAGAAAGACGTCTTGACAATGTAGTGTATAGGCTGGGCTTTGCAGCATCTCGGCCACAAGCTAGACAATTGGTAAGTCATGGACATCTAGAAGTAAATGGTAAAAAAGTTGATATACCATCTTTCTTAGTAAAACCAGGAGATGTAATATCTGTGAGGGAAAAAAGCCGTTCAATGGAATTAATAAAGAATAATTTAGAAGTATCAAGGAACGTACCTGACTGGTTAGAACTCAATAAAGATGCTTTTGAAGGTAGAGTAGTTTCATTGCCGAGAAGAGAGCATATAGATCTACCTATCCAAGAGCACTTGATTGTTGAGTTATATTCTAAGTAATATGGTTATAATCGGTTACCCTCATAAAACAGTTAAAAGGAGGGTTCACAGTGTTTGAAATGATTGAACCAAAAATAGAGATTGTTGAGCAGTCGGAAGATGGGACGTATGGAAAGTTTGTAGTAGAGCCTTTAGAAAGAGGATATGGCATAACGCTTGGAAATTCTTTAAGAAGAGTGCTTTTGTCCTCTCTTCCTGGTGCTGCTCCTAAATCTGTGAAGATAGATGGGGTATTACATGAATTTTCAACCCTACCAGGAGTTAAAGAGGATGTAGTAGAAATTATACTTAACCTTAAAGAAGTTGCGGTTAAATTGTATTCAGATGAACCAATGGTAGGACGCATAGATGTAGAAGGAAGAGGAGAAGTTACTGCGGGTCATATAAAAGGCAGTGCCGACATAGAGATTTTAAACCCTGATCATCATATAGCTACTTTAAGTGAAGATGGTAAACTCCATATGGAAATTGTATTTGTTAAAGGAAAGGGTTATGTTCCTTCAGATAAAAACAAAGAGTCTAACCAATCAATAGGCGTTATTCCAATTGATTCTATTTTTACACCAGTAAAAAGGGTAAGCTACAATGTTGAGAATACTCGTGTAGGGAATGTTACGGACTATGATAAACTTACTTTGGAAGTATGGACAAATGGAGCTATAACGCCTAAAGAAGCTATTAGTATGGCTTCTGACATGTTGATTAAGTACTTTCAAAAATTTATATCTTTTACTGGCGAATACAAAAGCTCAGATATTTTTGTGGACAAACCTGAGAAAAAAGTCGAAAAACCTCTTGATATGACAATTGAAGAATTAGACTTATCTGTAAGGTCCTATAATTGCTTAAAGAGAGCTGGAATAAATACAGTGCAGGAGCTCACTCAAAAGACAGAAGAAGAAATGATGAAAGTCAGAAATTTGGGTAAAAAATCTCTAGAAGAGGTTAAACAAAAACTCGAAGCATTAGGACTTAGCTTAAAAAAAGCAGACGAATAAAGGAGGGTTGAAGGTGGGTTACAGAAAATTAGGCCGTCCTTCTGACCAGAGGAAGGCTATGCTTAGAAATTTAGTAACAGACTTTTTGAAATATGGTAAAATAACTACAACAGAGGCACGAGCAAAAGAGGTTCGCAGCATTTCTGAAAAAATGATTACCCTCGGTAAAAGAGGCGATTTACATGCAAGGAGGCAGGCTTTAGCCTATATCTTAGATGAAAGTGTAGTAAAGAAATTATTTGACGAAATAGCACCAAAATACAAAGACAGACAAGGTGGTTACACAAGAATTTTAAAACTTGGGCCTCGTAGAGGAGATGGCGCACCATTAGTAATTATTGAATTAGTGTAAGCAATCGAAGGGGTTAAGTTTGGTGCCGCAACTTAATCCCTATTTTTCATAAAGGAGTTTAACTTAAAAGAAGGTGTCCTTAATGGAACACATAATAACTACACAAAGTTTATCTTTTGAATATCATGCCGAAGAACAAACTCGACACCTAGTTTTAAAGGATATAAATTTACAGTTTGAAAAAGGGCAGTTTATAGGGATAATTGGTCATAATGGGTCAGGTAAATCAACACTTGCTAAACACTTTAATGCACTTTTATTGCCGACAAAAGGGAAGGTTTTTGTAAAAGGAATGGACACCAAAGATACAAATCGTTTATGGGATATAAGACAGACTGCTGGGCTTGTTTTTCAAAATCCAGATAATCAAATAGTAGCAGCTATAATTGAAG of Thermoanaerobacter uzonensis DSM 18761 contains these proteins:
- the rpsK gene encoding 30S ribosomal protein S11 → MAKRVKRTGRKREKKHVERGIAHIHSTFNNTIVTITDPAGNTISWASAGTIGFKGSRKSTPFAAQMAAESAAKSAMDHGMKTVDVYVKGPGAGREAAIRALQAAGLEVSLIKDVTPIPHNGCRPPKRRRV
- a CDS encoding DNA-directed RNA polymerase subunit alpha; the encoded protein is MFEMIEPKIEIVEQSEDGTYGKFVVEPLERGYGITLGNSLRRVLLSSLPGAAPKSVKIDGVLHEFSTLPGVKEDVVEIILNLKEVAVKLYSDEPMVGRIDVEGRGEVTAGHIKGSADIEILNPDHHIATLSEDGKLHMEIVFVKGKGYVPSDKNKESNQSIGVIPIDSIFTPVKRVSYNVENTRVGNVTDYDKLTLEVWTNGAITPKEAISMASDMLIKYFQKFISFTGEYKSSDIFVDKPEKKVEKPLDMTIEELDLSVRSYNCLKRAGINTVQELTQKTEEEMMKVRNLGKKSLEEVKQKLEALGLSLKKADE
- the rpsM gene encoding 30S ribosomal protein S13, whose product is MARIAGIDLPRDKRVEIALTYIYGIGRSRSNEILAKAGVNPDTRVKDLTEEEVSRLREIIDKEYKVEGDLRKEVAMNIKRLMDIGCYRGIRHKRGLPVRGQRTRTNARTRKGPRKTVAKKKK
- the rplQ gene encoding 50S ribosomal protein L17, coding for MGYRKLGRPSDQRKAMLRNLVTDFLKYGKITTTEARAKEVRSISEKMITLGKRGDLHARRQALAYILDESVVKKLFDEIAPKYKDRQGGYTRILKLGPRRGDGAPLVIIELV
- the rpmJ gene encoding 50S ribosomal protein L36 is translated as MKVRPSVKPICEKCKVIKRKGRVMVICENPKHKQKQG
- the map gene encoding type I methionyl aminopeptidase, whose translation is MIYIKSKNEINLMKTAGKVIANLFEVLERAIKPGVTTLELDRIAEEFIIKNDCKPAFKGLYGFPASICTSINEEVVHGIPSLRKLKEGDIISIDLGATYKGYNADAARTFSVGEISEEAQKLIEVTKNSFFEGIKYAKEGNRLSDISHAIQTYVERHGFSVVREYVGHGIGIKMHEDPQIPNFGPPGRGPRLKRGMCLAIEPMVNAGHYTVRTLEDNWTVVTVDGSLSAHYENTIVITEGDPEILTIL
- the rpsD gene encoding 30S ribosomal protein S4 — its product is MGRYTGPTCRLCRREGMKLYLKGDKCYTDKCPVARRGYAPGQHGQEKKKLTNYGMQLREKQKLKRYYGVSERQFERFYEEAERMKGITGENLLQLLERRLDNVVYRLGFAASRPQARQLVSHGHLEVNGKKVDIPSFLVKPGDVISVREKSRSMELIKNNLEVSRNVPDWLELNKDAFEGRVVSLPRREHIDLPIQEHLIVELYSK
- the infA gene encoding translation initiation factor IF-1 — its product is MAKDDVIEVEGTVIEALPNAMFQVQLDNGHKVLAHVSGKLRMNFIRILPGDRVTVELSPYDLSRGRIVWRGK
- a CDS encoding KOW domain-containing RNA-binding protein; its protein translation is MEDLQIGQVVRSKAGRDKGRVFVVVGKFDDQHVLVADGDLRKIEKPKKKKFKHLQRYNDVIWQIKEKILNGDKLTNEEIKKFLEPYKS